A genomic region of Barnesiella viscericola DSM 18177 contains the following coding sequences:
- a CDS encoding alcohol dehydrogenase: protein MLAYTYVEKGRFELCEKPRPQLIDPRDAIVRVTLGSICTSDLHIKHGSVPRAVPGITVGHEMVGVVEQVGSAITSLSPGNRVVVNVETFCGECFFCRHGYVNNCTDPHGGWALGCRIDGGQAEYVRVPYADCGLTLIPDGVSDEQALFVGDILATGFWATRISEVSPDDTVLIIGAGPTGICTLLCTLLKAPRRIIVCEKSPERLQFVREHYPQVLVTTPDGCPAFVKSHSEHGGADVVIEVAGGDDTFRLAWECARPNAIVTVVALYDKPQVLPLPDMYGKNLTFKTGGVDGCDCAEILRLIAEGQIDTTPLITHRFPLDRIDEAYRLFESKSDGVIKVAIEPPSR, encoded by the coding sequence ATGTTAGCTTATACGTATGTAGAGAAGGGGCGGTTTGAGTTGTGCGAGAAACCCCGGCCTCAACTGATTGATCCGCGCGATGCCATCGTGCGGGTAACGCTTGGCAGTATCTGTACCAGCGACCTGCACATCAAGCATGGCAGTGTGCCCCGTGCTGTGCCGGGTATAACCGTGGGGCACGAGATGGTGGGTGTGGTCGAGCAGGTGGGTTCGGCCATTACGTCGCTCTCTCCCGGCAACCGGGTAGTGGTGAATGTCGAGACCTTCTGCGGGGAGTGCTTCTTCTGCCGTCATGGATATGTAAACAACTGTACCGACCCTCATGGCGGGTGGGCGTTGGGTTGTCGCATCGATGGCGGTCAGGCCGAGTATGTGCGGGTACCCTATGCCGATTGCGGATTGACCCTTATCCCCGATGGGGTGAGCGACGAGCAGGCGCTTTTCGTGGGTGATATTCTGGCTACCGGTTTTTGGGCTACGCGCATCTCCGAAGTTTCGCCCGACGACACGGTGCTCATCATCGGGGCCGGTCCTACCGGTATCTGTACCCTCTTGTGCACCCTGTTGAAGGCTCCGCGTCGGATAATCGTATGCGAGAAATCCCCCGAGCGATTGCAGTTTGTGCGCGAACATTATCCGCAGGTACTTGTGACAACTCCCGACGGCTGCCCGGCTTTTGTAAAGTCTCATAGCGAGCATGGTGGTGCCGATGTGGTAATCGAGGTGGCCGGGGGCGACGACACCTTCCGATTGGCTTGGGAGTGCGCCCGACCCAATGCGATTGTGACGGTTGTCGCACTCTATGACAAGCCTCAGGTACTCCCGTTGCCCGACATGTATGGCAAGAACCTTACTTTCAAAACCGGTGGGGTAGACGGGTGTGACTGTGCCGAGATACTACGTTTGATTGCCGAGGGGCAGATCGATACCACACCTCTTATTACCCATCGTTTCCCGTTGGACCGTATCGATGAGGCTTATCGTCTCTTTGAAAGTAAGAGCGACGGAGTCATTAAGGTGGCAATAGAGCCGCCGAGTCGATAG
- a CDS encoding FAD-dependent oxidoreductase, producing the protein MKRFICTWAIVAHTLFLFSQELFVEAESFKHKGGWVVDQQFMDMMGSPYLMAHGMGEAVDDAYTDVEFPEPGTYHAYVRTYNWTSPWSDHDGLGKFALYVGNKKLSSPLGCTGTTWDWQYAGKVSVKQPKTTLRLKDLTGFNGRCDAIYFTRDKSKLPPSDRDALADFRRDQLHIPSEPLCAGEFDLVVVGAGVAGMCAAVSASRLGCKVALINDRPVVGGNNSSEIRVHLGGRIESGPYKELGNLIKEFGPEKGGNAQPAHYYEDQKKMDWLLQEKNISLFTNYHVNAVKMNGNRIEEVIAQHIETGERLSFKAPLFSDCTGDGSVGYLAGADYKMGRESREEFGESTAPETADKMVMGASVQWYSVDSDKKSGFPVFDYGLNFNDMSCEKVTMGEWTWETGMNQDMTTDFEQIRDYGLLVVYANWSYLKNRLTQNDTYAKKKLGWVAYLAGKRESRRLLGDYILKEDDIRKYVMHEDATAATTWSIDLHYPDPANSKYFKDREFKSIANQMNIYPYPIPYRCLYSRNIENLFMAGRNISVTHVALGTVRVMRTTGMMGEVVGMAASICKKHEAMPRQVYWYHLDELKSLMKEGTGVKGLPNNQQYNEGGTLTEKPELK; encoded by the coding sequence ATGAAAAGATTTATCTGTACATGGGCAATAGTGGCACACACGCTATTCCTATTCTCACAAGAATTATTCGTAGAAGCCGAGAGTTTCAAGCACAAAGGCGGTTGGGTGGTAGACCAGCAGTTCATGGACATGATGGGATCTCCCTATCTCATGGCTCATGGAATGGGCGAAGCGGTCGACGACGCATATACCGATGTTGAATTTCCAGAACCGGGCACCTATCATGCCTATGTGCGCACCTATAACTGGACCTCCCCGTGGAGCGACCATGACGGTCTCGGAAAATTCGCCCTGTATGTGGGCAATAAGAAACTGTCGTCCCCGCTGGGTTGCACCGGGACCACGTGGGACTGGCAATATGCCGGGAAGGTATCGGTAAAACAACCGAAAACCACATTACGATTAAAAGACCTCACCGGATTCAACGGCCGATGCGACGCAATCTACTTTACAAGAGACAAAAGCAAATTACCCCCGTCCGACCGGGACGCGCTTGCCGACTTTCGACGCGACCAACTTCATATACCCTCCGAACCGCTCTGTGCGGGAGAGTTTGACCTCGTAGTCGTCGGAGCCGGTGTGGCCGGCATGTGTGCGGCGGTATCGGCTTCGCGCCTGGGGTGTAAGGTAGCCCTTATCAATGACCGTCCGGTTGTCGGGGGGAACAACAGCTCCGAGATTCGGGTACACCTGGGTGGCCGCATAGAGAGCGGCCCCTACAAAGAGCTGGGCAACCTGATCAAGGAATTTGGCCCTGAAAAGGGCGGGAATGCACAACCGGCCCATTACTATGAGGATCAAAAGAAGATGGACTGGCTTCTCCAAGAGAAAAATATAAGCCTGTTTACCAACTACCATGTGAATGCCGTAAAAATGAACGGCAACAGAATTGAAGAGGTGATAGCCCAGCATATTGAAACGGGCGAGCGACTCAGTTTCAAGGCTCCGCTGTTCTCCGACTGCACCGGCGATGGAAGCGTGGGATACCTTGCCGGAGCCGATTACAAGATGGGACGGGAGAGCCGTGAGGAATTCGGCGAAAGCACCGCCCCCGAAACCGCCGACAAAATGGTGATGGGAGCCTCGGTCCAGTGGTATTCTGTAGACTCGGATAAAAAGAGCGGCTTCCCGGTTTTCGACTACGGCCTCAATTTCAATGACATGAGTTGCGAAAAAGTCACCATGGGCGAATGGACTTGGGAGACCGGCATGAACCAGGATATGACAACTGATTTTGAACAGATAAGAGACTATGGCCTACTGGTTGTCTATGCCAATTGGAGTTACCTGAAAAACCGATTGACACAAAATGATACCTATGCCAAAAAGAAACTGGGCTGGGTAGCCTACCTGGCCGGGAAAAGAGAGTCGCGTCGCCTCCTGGGCGATTATATCCTCAAAGAAGACGACATTCGCAAATACGTCATGCACGAAGATGCTACGGCCGCCACTACCTGGTCGATAGACCTTCATTACCCCGACCCGGCAAATTCAAAATATTTCAAGGACAGGGAATTCAAATCCATTGCCAATCAAATGAATATCTATCCATACCCTATTCCGTACCGCTGCCTGTATTCCCGCAACATCGAGAATCTGTTCATGGCCGGCAGAAACATCAGTGTGACCCACGTGGCCCTCGGTACCGTCCGGGTAATGCGGACGACCGGCATGATGGGCGAAGTCGTGGGTATGGCAGCCTCAATCTGCAAGAAACACGAGGCAATGCCACGGCAGGTATACTGGTACCACTTAGACGAGTTAAAAAGCCTGATGAAAGAGGGCACCGGTGTGAAAGGATTACCCAACAACCAACAATACAACGAGGGTGGTACTCTCACTGAAAAACCCGAATTGAAATAA
- a CDS encoding AsmA family protein has translation MKSRTKKILKITGITLGSLIVLIAAIIAVAINFVFTPEKLTPVVLTAANQNLNAKLDMESVELTFFSTFPRFGVKLTDGSLVSKSIRDSLWQRTDSLLSFKRAIVVVNIVDYLRLKKISINRLRLDSINVYAFKGKDGVANWDIMVPDTTAVDTTTRTQPIASEIDIRRIVVRHATVTYDDRETRVFANLWDANLKLKAHLKKGHSMLALDFNNKNVLFWQDGELLVHRVASRLKTDIELNRATRTIALHDALVNLNGVELDVKGSLRRDTVAKALDVDLQYGLHAPSLETVLRMIPESVVKKEDVSAQGNVTLNGIVKGQYGKDKMPMVTLKVAIDKASAKYARLPYGIDEFKADFFGQVDLTKQEPSYLDLKIFHFKGAHTDILADAKVTDLLGDPDITFHTESTIDLTALSKTFPLQEGVSIEGNVEADLRLHCRLSSIKKKDLGRIKALGKLNMTRLALRDTSKNFEFTSDASLRFFGNNVLGAQAKINNIVLQAPQVNSNIENLTAAIKTTNPQDTTRIATVECKLNATKLKASMPDSIFFFCGKTAATINLQPSEKNPTKPQVRLSMEADTLFCRLGENRVGMDKAGINLKARQVKDSIWIPQGIVGFNRMFVRTPMSALPIRFQKTAVSVGNRTITLHNATMRIGRSDLTASGSVHNLYGAMRRHKMLKANLSLTSKNLNCNQLLRALSFPQDTVQIETATDTTSAPLKLFVIPKNIDFELQTNFRRVRYGKMVFNNVHGAVDVRNQAIHLKELGMEGFDGATMNTTLIYQARTPRAGYAGFDFKLHNINIGKLVDFIPSLDTIVPMLRSFQGTVEFNVSAESDLDSCLNIKIPSLRSAIHVEGDSLVLLDGETFAEISKKFLFKNKERNLIDSIAVNISVADGNVTVYPFVIEMDRYRAAVGGTQDLDMNFNYHISILKSPIPFKLGLNISGNLDKMKFGMGKAKYKDAVTPVEIHKVDSTIVNMGEQIVRDFRKVMRRQQ, from the coding sequence ATGAAAAGCCGGACTAAAAAAATCCTTAAAATTACAGGGATTACCCTGGGGTCACTGATTGTGCTGATTGCAGCCATCATTGCCGTTGCCATCAATTTCGTATTCACGCCCGAAAAGCTGACCCCGGTCGTACTGACTGCGGCCAACCAGAATTTGAATGCCAAGCTCGACATGGAGAGCGTGGAGCTGACCTTCTTCTCGACCTTCCCCCGATTCGGTGTAAAACTCACCGACGGCTCTCTGGTATCGAAATCGATTCGCGACTCACTGTGGCAGCGCACCGATTCGCTACTCTCCTTCAAGCGGGCAATCGTTGTGGTCAACATTGTCGATTATCTGCGATTAAAGAAAATCAGTATCAACCGATTACGACTCGACAGCATCAACGTATACGCCTTCAAGGGGAAAGACGGGGTGGCCAACTGGGATATCATGGTCCCCGACACGACAGCCGTCGATACAACCACCCGCACCCAACCCATCGCCAGCGAAATTGACATACGCCGCATTGTCGTGCGCCACGCTACCGTCACCTACGACGACCGCGAGACCCGAGTGTTTGCCAACCTGTGGGACGCCAACTTGAAACTGAAAGCGCACTTGAAAAAGGGGCATTCCATGCTGGCGCTCGACTTCAACAACAAGAATGTTCTCTTCTGGCAGGACGGCGAACTGCTGGTTCACCGCGTAGCCTCCCGACTGAAAACCGACATAGAACTCAATCGGGCTACCCGCACCATCGCCCTGCACGATGCGCTGGTAAACCTCAACGGGGTAGAGCTCGACGTGAAAGGCTCCCTGCGCCGCGACACCGTAGCCAAAGCGCTGGACGTAGACCTGCAATACGGGCTACACGCCCCCTCGTTAGAGACTGTCCTGCGCATGATTCCCGAGAGCGTGGTCAAGAAGGAAGATGTATCGGCCCAGGGCAACGTGACCCTGAACGGCATTGTGAAAGGGCAATATGGCAAAGACAAGATGCCCATGGTTACCCTCAAAGTAGCCATCGACAAAGCCTCGGCCAAATATGCCCGCCTGCCCTACGGTATCGATGAGTTTAAGGCCGACTTCTTCGGGCAGGTCGATTTGACGAAACAGGAGCCCTCTTATCTCGACTTGAAGATATTTCATTTCAAGGGGGCCCACACCGACATCTTGGCCGACGCCAAGGTAACCGACCTGCTGGGCGACCCCGACATCACATTCCACACCGAGTCGACTATCGACCTCACGGCCCTGAGCAAGACCTTCCCCCTGCAAGAGGGTGTATCGATCGAGGGAAATGTAGAGGCCGACTTGCGGCTGCATTGCCGACTGTCGTCCATCAAGAAGAAAGACCTGGGGCGCATCAAGGCTCTGGGCAAACTCAACATGACCCGCCTGGCTCTGCGCGACACCAGCAAGAATTTTGAATTCACGAGCGACGCCTCGCTCCGCTTCTTCGGCAACAACGTGCTGGGAGCGCAGGCCAAAATCAACAACATCGTGCTGCAAGCCCCGCAAGTCAACTCGAATATCGAGAACCTGACAGCCGCCATCAAGACGACCAATCCGCAGGATACCACACGCATCGCCACCGTCGAGTGCAAACTGAACGCCACCAAGCTGAAAGCCTCGATGCCCGATTCGATATTCTTCTTCTGTGGGAAAACCGCAGCAACCATCAACCTGCAACCGTCCGAGAAAAACCCCACCAAGCCACAAGTGCGACTCTCGATGGAGGCCGACACACTCTTCTGCCGCCTGGGCGAGAACCGTGTGGGCATGGACAAGGCGGGAATCAACTTGAAAGCCAGACAGGTGAAAGATTCGATATGGATTCCGCAAGGCATCGTAGGCTTCAACCGCATGTTTGTGCGCACCCCCATGTCGGCACTCCCCATACGATTCCAGAAGACAGCCGTGTCGGTGGGCAACCGCACCATCACGCTACACAACGCCACCATGCGCATAGGCCGCTCGGACCTCACCGCTTCAGGCTCGGTGCACAACCTTTATGGAGCCATGCGCCGGCACAAGATGTTGAAGGCCAACCTGAGCCTTACGTCCAAAAACCTCAACTGCAACCAACTGCTTCGAGCTCTCTCGTTCCCTCAGGATACCGTCCAAATCGAGACTGCGACCGATACCACTTCGGCTCCGCTCAAACTGTTTGTCATACCCAAGAACATCGACTTTGAACTGCAAACCAATTTCAGGCGGGTGCGCTACGGCAAGATGGTATTCAACAACGTGCACGGAGCTGTCGACGTGCGCAACCAGGCTATCCACCTGAAAGAGCTGGGCATGGAGGGCTTTGATGGGGCCACCATGAACACCACCCTCATCTACCAAGCCCGTACACCCCGAGCCGGATATGCCGGGTTTGACTTCAAACTGCACAACATCAACATCGGCAAGCTGGTCGACTTTATCCCCTCGCTCGACACCATCGTGCCCATGCTGCGGTCGTTCCAGGGTACAGTCGAGTTCAACGTATCGGCCGAGTCGGATCTGGATTCGTGCCTCAACATCAAGATACCCTCCCTACGGTCGGCTATCCATGTCGAGGGCGACAGCCTCGTGCTGCTCGACGGCGAGACCTTTGCCGAAATCTCCAAAAAATTCCTCTTCAAGAACAAGGAGCGCAACCTCATCGACAGCATCGCCGTCAACATCAGTGTGGCCGACGGCAACGTAACCGTCTACCCCTTTGTCATCGAGATGGATCGTTATCGTGCCGCGGTGGGAGGCACACAAGATCTGGACATGAACTTCAACTACCACATTTCGATTCTGAAATCACCCATTCCCTTCAAGCTGGGGTTGAACATCTCGGGCAACCTCGACAAGATGAAATTCGGCATGGGCAAGGCCAAGTACAAGGACGCCGTCACCCCCGTCGAGATACACAAGGTCGACAGCACCATCGTGAACATGGGCGAACAAATCGTGCGCGATTTCAGGAAAGTGATGCGACGACAACAATAA
- a CDS encoding DMT family protein, with amino-acid sequence MQGLYSIGLLIISNIFMTLAWYGHLKLQEMKVISNWPLYGVILLSWGIALLEYCCQVPANRLGFRENGGPFSLMQLKVIQEVITLIIFTVFSVVFFKGESLHWNHIAAFGCLVLAVYFVFMK; translated from the coding sequence ATGCAAGGATTGTATTCGATAGGATTGCTTATCATATCCAATATTTTTATGACGCTGGCCTGGTATGGCCACTTGAAATTGCAGGAGATGAAGGTCATCAGCAACTGGCCGCTCTATGGGGTCATCTTGCTCAGTTGGGGTATTGCGTTGCTGGAATATTGCTGTCAGGTTCCGGCCAACCGGCTGGGTTTCAGGGAGAACGGAGGCCCGTTCAGCCTCATGCAGTTAAAGGTGATACAAGAGGTGATTACACTGATTATCTTTACCGTCTTTTCGGTTGTCTTCTTCAAGGGCGAGTCCCTGCACTGGAATCACATTGCCGCCTTCGGCTGTCTGGTGTTGGCCGTTTACTTTGTATTTATGAAATAA
- a CDS encoding YcxB family protein, producing MRDRTITTHPCRVSPMHYFGRLLRTWFYRNWSWLVLMVVLLVVLSVHNPLFIYVGLMLVFLVFPLILYYLWFAYALHPDCRASILSKQVTLSDHGIVCTFDDERTETIAWNRVTDVLYTPREIVFYLSKYVFFILPCDSFESTDDLEYFIKKINTSIRRK from the coding sequence ATGAGAGACCGGACCATCACGACACATCCCTGCCGGGTATCGCCCATGCACTATTTCGGGCGACTGCTGCGCACGTGGTTCTATCGCAACTGGTCGTGGCTGGTACTGATGGTGGTCTTGCTCGTTGTGCTGTCGGTTCATAACCCGCTGTTCATCTACGTGGGGCTCATGCTGGTCTTTCTGGTTTTCCCCTTGATACTCTATTACTTGTGGTTTGCCTACGCCCTGCACCCCGACTGCCGGGCTTCGATACTGTCGAAACAGGTAACGCTGAGCGACCACGGCATCGTATGCACCTTCGACGACGAACGCACCGAAACCATCGCCTGGAATCGGGTGACCGATGTACTGTATACCCCGCGCGAAATTGTCTTCTACCTGTCGAAATATGTTTTCTTCATCTTGCCTTGCGATTCGTTCGAATCGACCGACGATTTAGAATACTTTATTAAAAAAATAAACACTTCTATCCGTAGGAAATAA
- a CDS encoding tetratricopeptide repeat protein produces MKIFGQVFKYSLAIVLAISTLLPSGAVTLDEARELYKAGKFDEAAPVFKAQLKRKPNDGSLNHWYGVCLFHAKKYDEAEKYLKIGVKRKVLESPHFLGDVYMAQYRFDEAAESYQDYIDALEKARKQVPDSITEAMARARKAKLMLRHVEQVPIIDSLIVDADSFFKHYKMTPESGRIGTAEMLGVAIPDSAIGYMPQRGDKVFFGMPNGETGYDLCSMNKLTDGRWSRISPLPEGVNTPRDEAYPFFLNDGVTLYFASNGEGSIGGYDIFITRLNLENNTYLKPENVGMPFNSVFNDYMMAVDEMLNIGWFVSDRELIPGKVTVYLFIPNESKRTYDLDSVQTDIKSLALIRSIRDSWPEGADYTELLEKLNHIKEDQTVTRPDFVFAIYNGIHYTHLDQFTSAEARNLYVKANETRKHIAQLEAEAAKLRPKYAKSEGTTRQRLAAEIGSLEAQLLTLYPQPGKYENQARKAEIDALQKRR; encoded by the coding sequence ATGAAGATATTCGGTCAAGTCTTTAAATATTCGTTGGCGATTGTTCTCGCCATTTCCACCCTGCTCCCGTCGGGAGCCGTGACCCTCGACGAAGCCCGTGAACTGTACAAGGCGGGCAAGTTTGACGAGGCAGCCCCCGTATTCAAGGCGCAGTTGAAACGCAAACCCAACGACGGCTCGTTAAACCACTGGTATGGCGTGTGCCTCTTCCACGCCAAAAAATATGACGAAGCCGAGAAATACTTGAAGATAGGTGTCAAACGCAAAGTGCTTGAATCGCCTCATTTCCTGGGTGATGTATATATGGCTCAGTATCGCTTCGACGAGGCGGCCGAGAGCTATCAGGACTATATCGACGCCTTGGAGAAGGCCCGCAAGCAGGTGCCCGACTCGATAACCGAGGCCATGGCCCGGGCCCGCAAAGCCAAGTTGATGTTACGCCATGTCGAACAGGTGCCCATCATCGACAGCCTCATTGTCGATGCCGACTCCTTCTTCAAACACTACAAGATGACCCCCGAATCGGGTCGGATCGGTACGGCCGAGATGCTGGGCGTAGCCATTCCCGACAGTGCGATTGGCTATATGCCGCAGCGGGGCGACAAGGTATTCTTCGGCATGCCGAATGGCGAAACCGGATATGACCTCTGCTCGATGAACAAGCTCACCGACGGCCGGTGGAGCCGCATCAGTCCGCTACCCGAGGGGGTAAATACCCCGCGCGACGAAGCCTACCCCTTCTTCCTGAACGACGGTGTGACCCTCTATTTCGCCTCGAACGGCGAGGGCTCCATTGGCGGATACGACATCTTCATCACCCGGCTGAATCTCGAAAACAACACCTACCTGAAACCCGAGAATGTGGGTATGCCCTTCAACTCGGTATTCAACGACTATATGATGGCCGTCGACGAGATGCTGAACATCGGCTGGTTCGTCTCCGACCGTGAGTTGATTCCCGGCAAGGTAACCGTCTACCTCTTCATTCCCAACGAGAGCAAACGCACCTACGACCTCGATTCGGTTCAAACCGACATCAAGTCGCTGGCTCTCATTCGCTCCATTCGCGACTCATGGCCCGAGGGTGCCGACTACACCGAGCTGCTGGAAAAGTTGAACCACATCAAGGAAGATCAGACTGTGACCCGTCCCGATTTTGTCTTTGCCATCTACAACGGCATACACTATACTCACCTCGACCAGTTTACCAGCGCCGAGGCCCGCAACCTGTATGTCAAGGCCAACGAGACCCGCAAGCACATTGCCCAACTGGAAGCCGAAGCAGCCAAGCTACGACCCAAATATGCGAAATCGGAAGGCACGACCCGGCAACGGCTGGCCGCCGAAATCGGCTCGCTCGAAGCGCAACTGCTCACTCTCTACCCCCAGCCCGGGAAGTATGAAAACCAGGCTCGCAAGGCCGAAATTGACGCCCTGCAAAAACGCCGTTAA
- a CDS encoding NfeD family protein — MFDILAITLLIVIALALAVLEIFFLPGITIAGICSLVFYGGGIYYAYVLFGTNGAVITLLVAAIVTIAVIIGFMRSRSFDKIALHTEIDSVVPSQVPADIKVGDVGKTLTRLNPMGKVIVGQHTVEAQAENELIEEETPVRIIRVEPNVVIVCKENE; from the coding sequence ATGTTTGATATACTGGCCATAACCCTACTGATAGTCATAGCCTTGGCATTGGCGGTTCTCGAAATATTCTTTCTGCCCGGAATCACCATCGCCGGCATCTGCTCGCTCGTATTCTACGGCGGAGGCATCTACTATGCCTATGTCCTGTTCGGGACCAACGGGGCAGTCATCACCCTGCTCGTGGCAGCCATCGTGACCATAGCCGTCATCATCGGGTTCATGCGCTCACGCAGTTTCGACAAGATAGCCCTGCACACCGAGATAGACTCGGTTGTGCCCTCACAGGTACCGGCCGACATCAAGGTGGGCGACGTGGGCAAGACACTCACTCGGCTCAACCCGATGGGGAAAGTCATCGTGGGGCAACATACCGTCGAAGCCCAGGCCGAGAACGAACTTATCGAGGAGGAGACTCCAGTAAGAATCATACGCGTAGAACCCAATGTGGTTATCGTGTGCAAAGAGAACGAATAA
- the floA gene encoding flotillin-like protein FloA (flotillin-like protein involved in membrane lipid rafts), whose protein sequence is MMVGIGLLLAFGIIVILAVFFYFVPFLLWISAQVSGVRISLIQLFLMRIRKVPPQIIVRGMIEAHKAGLKNITRDELEAHYLAGGHVERVVHALVSASKANIDLGFQMATAIDLAGRDVFEAVQMSVNPKVIDTPPVTAVAKDGIQLIAKARVTVRANIRQLVGGAGEDTVLARVGEGIVSSIGSSESHKQVLENPDSISKLVLKKGLDSGTAFEILSIDIADIDIGKNIGATLQMDQAQADKNIAQAKAEERRAMAIALEQEMKAKAQEARAKVIEAEAEVPKAMAEAFRSGNLGIMDYYRMKNVEADTAMRESIAKPTAKPEK, encoded by the coding sequence ATGATGGTTGGAATAGGACTATTGCTGGCGTTCGGTATTATCGTAATACTCGCCGTGTTCTTTTATTTCGTGCCGTTCCTCTTGTGGATCTCGGCCCAAGTGTCGGGAGTGAGAATCTCCCTCATACAGCTGTTTCTGATGCGTATCCGAAAGGTGCCGCCTCAAATCATCGTGCGGGGTATGATCGAAGCTCACAAAGCCGGGCTCAAAAACATTACCCGCGATGAACTCGAAGCCCACTACCTGGCCGGTGGTCATGTAGAACGCGTGGTACACGCCCTCGTATCGGCCTCGAAAGCCAATATCGACCTGGGCTTCCAGATGGCCACCGCCATCGACCTGGCCGGCCGCGACGTATTCGAGGCCGTGCAAATGTCGGTCAACCCCAAGGTTATCGACACCCCGCCGGTAACCGCCGTAGCCAAAGACGGAATCCAGCTGATAGCCAAAGCCCGTGTTACGGTGCGGGCCAACATCAGACAACTGGTGGGTGGAGCCGGCGAAGACACCGTACTGGCCCGTGTAGGCGAAGGCATCGTGTCGTCAATCGGTTCGTCCGAATCGCATAAACAGGTACTCGAAAACCCCGACTCCATCTCGAAACTGGTGTTGAAAAAAGGGCTCGACTCGGGTACGGCATTTGAAATCCTCTCGATCGATATTGCCGACATCGACATAGGCAAAAATATCGGTGCCACCTTGCAGATGGACCAGGCTCAGGCCGACAAGAACATCGCCCAGGCCAAGGCCGAAGAGCGCCGGGCCATGGCCATCGCCCTCGAACAGGAGATGAAAGCCAAGGCCCAAGAAGCCAGAGCCAAGGTTATCGAAGCCGAAGCCGAGGTGCCCAAGGCCATGGCCGAAGCCTTCCGCTCGGGGAACCTGGGAATCATGGACTACTACCGCATGAAAAACGTCGAAGCCGACACCGCCATGCGCGAATCGATAGCCAAGCCGACGGCAAAACCCGAGAAATAG
- a CDS encoding superoxide dismutase: MIYQLPPLPYGTNDLAPVISQETIEYHYGKHEQTYLDNLNRLIDGTPYAEKPLEEVIREAEGALFNNASQAWNHIFYFFTFAPDGRRKPQGKLAEAIDRQWGSLENFQKEFEQAGVTLFGSGWVWLSKDPEGKLVISQESNAGSPLKKGYTPLLTFDVWEHAYYIDYRNRRAEHLHRLWEIVDWSVVEARYL, encoded by the coding sequence ATGATTTACCAATTGCCGCCTCTGCCCTACGGGACCAACGATTTAGCTCCGGTCATCAGCCAGGAGACCATCGAGTACCACTATGGCAAGCATGAACAAACCTATCTCGACAACCTCAATCGGCTCATCGATGGTACACCCTACGCCGAGAAGCCGCTCGAAGAGGTGATACGAGAAGCCGAAGGGGCCCTGTTCAACAATGCCTCCCAGGCCTGGAACCACATATTCTACTTCTTCACTTTCGCGCCCGACGGCCGTCGCAAACCGCAAGGCAAGCTGGCCGAAGCCATAGACCGACAGTGGGGAAGCCTGGAAAACTTCCAGAAAGAGTTTGAACAAGCCGGCGTTACCCTGTTCGGGTCGGGTTGGGTATGGCTATCCAAAGACCCCGAGGGCAAATTGGTAATCAGCCAGGAAAGCAATGCCGGTTCCCCACTGAAAAAGGGATACACCCCCCTGTTGACCTTCGACGTATGGGAACATGCCTACTATATCGACTACCGAAATCGACGGGCCGAACACCTGCACCGACTGTGGGAAATCGTCGACTGGTCGGTTGTCGAAGCAAGATACCTATAA